Proteins from a single region of Roseateles sp. XES5:
- a CDS encoding L-fuconate dehydratase — protein sequence MTKITSLRAIDLRFPTSQSLDGSDAMNPDPDYSAAYVVLGTDRDGLEGHGLTFTIGRGNEICCAAITAMKHLVVGLDLDAVRENPGRFWRHVTGDSQLRWIGPDKGAMHLATGAVVNAVWDLLAKEAGKPVWRLVADMSPEEILAIVDFRYLTDALTPEEAFVLLKKAEAGKAERIATLEREGYACYTTSAGWLGYDDEKLRRLCREAVEAGFTHIKMKVGRDLEDDRRRLKIAREVIGDDRYMMIDANQVWEVGEAIDWVKALAPYKPFFIEEPTSPDDIAGHKAIREGVHPVKVATGEMCQNRIVFKQMIAGGAIDIVQIDACRMGGLNEVLAVLLMAAKFGLPVWPHAGGVGLCEYVQHLSMIDYVAVSGTKEGRVIEYVDHLHEHFIDPCRIENAAYMPPSLPGFSIEMKPGSIAAYTFAGR from the coding sequence ATGACCAAGATCACCAGCCTCCGCGCCATCGACCTGCGCTTCCCCACCTCGCAGAGCCTCGACGGCTCGGATGCGATGAATCCCGATCCCGACTATTCCGCCGCCTATGTGGTGCTCGGCACGGATCGTGACGGGCTGGAAGGCCATGGCCTCACCTTTACCATCGGCCGTGGCAACGAGATCTGCTGCGCCGCCATCACGGCGATGAAGCACCTTGTCGTCGGCCTCGATCTCGACGCCGTGCGGGAAAATCCCGGCCGCTTCTGGCGGCATGTCACGGGCGACAGCCAGTTGCGCTGGATCGGCCCGGACAAGGGGGCAATGCATCTTGCGACCGGCGCCGTCGTCAATGCCGTCTGGGACCTGCTCGCCAAGGAGGCCGGCAAGCCGGTCTGGCGGCTGGTGGCGGATATGAGCCCGGAGGAAATCCTCGCTATCGTCGATTTCCGCTATCTCACCGACGCACTGACGCCGGAGGAGGCGTTCGTCCTGCTGAAGAAGGCCGAGGCCGGCAAGGCAGAGCGCATCGCAACCCTCGAACGGGAAGGTTATGCCTGTTACACGACCTCGGCCGGCTGGCTCGGCTATGACGACGAGAAGCTGCGCCGCCTCTGCCGCGAAGCCGTCGAGGCGGGCTTCACCCATATCAAGATGAAGGTCGGCCGCGACCTTGAGGACGACCGCCGCCGGCTGAAGATCGCCCGCGAGGTGATCGGCGACGACCGCTACATGATGATCGACGCCAACCAGGTCTGGGAGGTGGGTGAGGCCATCGACTGGGTGAAGGCGCTCGCGCCCTACAAGCCCTTCTTCATCGAGGAGCCGACGAGCCCGGACGATATCGCCGGCCACAAGGCGATCCGCGAGGGCGTGCATCCGGTGAAGGTCGCGACCGGTGAAATGTGCCAGAACCGCATTGTCTTCAAGCAGATGATCGCCGGCGGGGCCATCGACATCGTGCAGATCGACGCCTGCCGCATGGGCGGTCTCAACGAGGTGCTGGCCGTCTTGCTGATGGCCGCGAAATTCGGCCTGCCGGTCTGGCCCCATGCCGGCGGCGTCGGCCTTTGCGAATATGTCCAGCATCTATCGATGATCGATTACGTCGCCGTCTCCGGTACGAAGGAAGGCCGCGTGATCGAATATGTCGACCATCTGCACGAGCACTTCATCGATCCCTGCCGCATTGAGAACGCCGCCTACATGCCGCCATCGCTGCCGGGTTTCTCCATCGAGATGAAACCCGGATCCATTGCGGCCTACACCTTCGCGGGCAGGTAG
- a CDS encoding mandelate racemase/muconate lactonizing enzyme family protein — translation MARIERIELKMVDLRPKVERTDAIQSFVSQETPLVTITDSDGAVGMGYSYTIGTGGSSVMRLLADHLVPRLLGRDADRIEAIWHELEFATHATTIGAITSIALAAIDTALWDLRARRQNLPLWKLAGGAKDRCPLYTTEGGWLHIPVEALVQDALEAQARGFSGSKVKIGKPHGSEDFARLAAVRKAVGDDYEIMTDANQGFSVDEAIRRAERLRDLDLGWIEEPLPADDIDGHVRLNRATATPVAIGESLYSIRHFREYMQKGACSIVQVDAGRIGGITPWLKVAHAAEAFDMPVCPHFLMELHVSLACAVQNGKYVEYIPQLDDITATKMVVENGMALAPTAPGLGIDWDWDAIRSRSIQEFERDFRKGA, via the coding sequence ATGGCGCGGATCGAACGCATCGAACTGAAAATGGTCGACCTTCGCCCCAAGGTCGAGCGCACGGACGCCATCCAGAGCTTCGTGTCGCAGGAAACGCCGCTCGTCACCATCACCGACAGCGACGGCGCGGTCGGCATGGGCTACAGCTACACCATCGGCACCGGCGGCTCTTCCGTCATGCGCCTCCTTGCCGATCATCTCGTCCCGCGTCTTCTGGGCCGCGATGCCGACCGGATCGAGGCGATCTGGCACGAGCTGGAATTCGCCACCCATGCCACGACCATCGGCGCGATCACCTCGATTGCGCTCGCCGCCATCGATACCGCGCTCTGGGACCTCAGGGCCCGCCGCCAGAACCTGCCGCTGTGGAAGCTCGCCGGCGGGGCAAAGGATCGCTGCCCGCTTTATACGACCGAGGGCGGCTGGCTGCACATTCCGGTGGAGGCGCTGGTCCAGGATGCGCTGGAGGCGCAGGCGAGGGGCTTTTCCGGCTCGAAGGTGAAGATCGGCAAGCCGCATGGGTCCGAGGACTTCGCCCGCCTTGCCGCCGTGCGCAAGGCGGTGGGTGACGACTACGAGATCATGACCGACGCCAATCAGGGCTTTTCCGTCGACGAAGCGATCCGCCGCGCCGAGCGCCTGCGCGATCTCGATCTCGGCTGGATCGAGGAGCCGCTGCCGGCCGACGATATCGACGGTCATGTCCGCCTGAACAGGGCCACCGCCACCCCGGTCGCCATCGGCGAGTCGCTCTATTCCATCCGCCATTTCCGCGAATACATGCAGAAGGGCGCGTGCTCCATCGTGCAGGTCGATGCCGGCCGCATCGGCGGCATCACGCCCTGGCTGAAGGTCGCCCATGCGGCGGAAGCCTTCGACATGCCCGTCTGCCCGCATTTCCTGATGGAACTGCATGTCAGTCTCGCCTGCGCGGTGCAGAACGGCAAATATGTCGAATACATCCCCCAGCTCGACGACATCACCGCGACGAAAATGGTGGTCGAGAACGGCATGGCGCTCGCCCCCACCGCGCCGGGCCTCGGTATCGACTGGGACTGGGATGCCATCCGCAGCCGCTCGATTCAAGAATTCGAGCGCGATTTCCGCAAGGGAGCATGA
- a CDS encoding methyl-accepting chemotaxis protein, whose product MKNIPIIGKFIVIMAIFGLFSLAVAIYGSVQVRHIDGENTALLDNEAKASLMMARSNRALQAARGAIGDLMIARTAENNAAAIAELNGNKAKFEEFMGQAMAAMPANPALAGLKADGLKLLDDICGPAIRLAEAATVSADIVRSQDAFTADCQPQFSTVAARFTKETDAVVAEADRKSHDLEVLTASTVKVMLVSVVIGLALVIGLGYIAIRGWLVLPIRKLEGTMTVLAGGDLSAGVDGTDRKDEVGAMARAVQVFKDEGLRARELSRDADAAREAREADRLRTAEADRQRAEAMAAATGGLASGLTRLSAGDLTVALEQPFAEEFEGLRRDFNAAVTQLRETLGAVAAATAAIDSGSRELSGSADDLSKRTEQQAASLEETAAALDEITVNVSNSSNRTEEARSMAVAANESARQSAVVMTKAVDAMQRIEESSTQISNIISVIDEIAFQTNLLALNAGVEAARAGEAGKGFAVVAQEVRELAQRSAKAAKEIKELIRHSEEEVQSGVQLVSATGEALQAIEQRVAAINGQLDAIATSAKEQSVGLSQVNDAVNQLDQVTQQNAALVEEANAASSSLAIEADRLRQLIGRFQLGAVRAAPAAGRPAAVSRASAPAPSPARRMVNTLVATFGGGAAAVKQDDWQEF is encoded by the coding sequence ATGAAAAACATTCCCATTATCGGCAAATTCATCGTCATCATGGCGATTTTCGGCCTCTTCTCGCTGGCTGTCGCGATCTACGGGAGCGTGCAGGTCAGGCATATCGACGGGGAAAACACGGCCCTGCTGGACAACGAGGCGAAGGCCTCGCTGATGATGGCACGCTCCAACCGCGCGTTGCAGGCCGCGCGCGGCGCCATTGGCGACCTGATGATTGCCCGCACCGCCGAGAACAACGCCGCCGCCATCGCCGAGCTCAACGGCAACAAGGCGAAGTTCGAAGAATTCATGGGCCAGGCCATGGCTGCCATGCCGGCCAACCCGGCGCTGGCCGGGCTGAAGGCGGATGGTCTGAAGCTGCTCGACGATATCTGCGGCCCGGCAATCCGCCTTGCGGAGGCCGCGACGGTCTCGGCCGATATCGTCCGCTCGCAGGATGCCTTCACCGCCGATTGCCAGCCGCAGTTCAGCACGGTTGCCGCGCGCTTCACCAAGGAAACCGATGCCGTCGTCGCCGAGGCAGACCGGAAGAGCCATGACCTCGAAGTTCTGACCGCCTCGACGGTCAAGGTCATGCTCGTTTCCGTCGTCATTGGCCTCGCCCTTGTCATCGGTCTTGGCTATATCGCGATCCGTGGCTGGCTGGTCCTGCCCATCCGCAAGCTCGAGGGCACGATGACGGTGCTGGCCGGCGGCGATCTCTCCGCCGGCGTCGATGGCACCGATCGCAAGGACGAAGTCGGCGCCATGGCGCGCGCCGTGCAGGTGTTCAAGGACGAAGGCCTGCGCGCTCGCGAACTCTCTCGCGATGCCGACGCCGCCCGCGAAGCCCGCGAGGCCGATCGCCTGCGTACCGCCGAAGCCGATCGGCAGCGCGCCGAAGCCATGGCCGCGGCGACCGGCGGCCTTGCCTCCGGCCTCACCCGCCTTTCGGCCGGCGACCTAACCGTGGCGCTGGAACAACCCTTCGCCGAGGAATTCGAAGGTCTGCGCCGTGATTTCAACGCCGCCGTCACGCAGCTGCGCGAAACGCTCGGCGCCGTCGCCGCGGCAACCGCGGCCATCGATTCCGGCTCACGCGAGCTTTCCGGCAGTGCGGACGACCTCTCCAAGCGCACGGAGCAGCAGGCCGCCTCGCTGGAGGAGACCGCGGCCGCTCTCGACGAGATTACCGTCAACGTCTCCAACTCCTCCAACCGCACGGAAGAGGCCCGCTCCATGGCCGTTGCGGCAAACGAATCCGCCCGTCAGTCGGCGGTTGTGATGACCAAGGCCGTCGATGCCATGCAGCGCATCGAAGAATCCTCGACGCAGATCTCCAACATCATTTCCGTGATCGATGAGATCGCCTTCCAGACCAACCTTTTGGCGCTCAACGCCGGCGTGGAAGCGGCGCGTGCGGGCGAAGCCGGCAAGGGCTTTGCGGTCGTGGCGCAGGAAGTGCGTGAACTGGCCCAGCGTTCGGCCAAGGCGGCCAAGGAAATCAAGGAACTGATCCGCCACTCCGAGGAGGAAGTGCAGAGCGGCGTCCAGCTCGTCAGCGCCACGGGCGAAGCGCTTCAGGCCATCGAGCAGCGTGTTGCCGCCATCAACGGCCAGCTCGATGCCATCGCCACCTCGGCGAAGGAACAGTCGGTCGGCCTTTCGCAGGTCAACGACGCCGTCAACCAGCTCGACCAGGTCACGCAGCAGAACGCGGCCCTGGTGGAAGAAGCCAATGCCGCCAGCAGCTCGCTGGCGATCGAGGCGGACCGTCTGCGCCAGCTGATCGGCCGCTTCCAGCTTGGCGCGGTGCGCGCGGCGCCCGCTGCCGGCCGTCCGGCTGCCGTTTCGCGCGCTTCGGCGCCGGCCCCCTCCCCGGCCCGGCGCATGGTGAACACGCTCGTCGCCACCTTCGGCGGCGGTGCCGCGGCCGTGAAGCAGGACGACTGGCAGGAGTTCTGA
- a CDS encoding MaoC/PaaZ C-terminal domain-containing protein, with protein sequence MEQTRYFEDYAIGEGRATSGRTITETDFVVHAGHTGDFFPHHMDAEFMKTQPFGQRIAHGTMVFSIGVGLTASVINPAAFSYGYDRLRFVRPVFIGDTIHTRVTITGKEDDPKRAEAGRVIERTEVVNQKGEVVLAADHIYIVSRRPSA encoded by the coding sequence ATGGAACAGACAAGATATTTCGAAGACTACGCGATCGGCGAGGGGCGGGCGACCAGCGGCCGGACGATCACCGAGACCGATTTTGTCGTCCATGCCGGCCATACCGGCGATTTTTTCCCGCACCACATGGATGCGGAATTCATGAAGACGCAGCCATTTGGCCAGCGTATCGCCCATGGCACCATGGTCTTTTCCATCGGCGTCGGCCTTACCGCCAGCGTCATCAACCCTGCGGCCTTCTCCTATGGCTACGACCGCCTGCGCTTCGTGCGTCCCGTCTTCATCGGCGATACGATCCACACCCGCGTGACCATTACCGGCAAGGAGGACGATCCGAAGCGGGCGGAGGCCGGCCGGGTGATCGAGCGCACGGAAGTCGTCAACCAGAAGGGCGAGGTCGTGCTTGCCGCCGACCATATCTATATCGTTTCGCGCCGCCCCAGCGCCTGA
- a CDS encoding carbohydrate ABC transporter permease — protein sequence MNDNAKARLNGFLLSAAHKIGLFLAMTVICLPGLWIVLASFRPTVEIMAKPPVWVPQDLSFDAYVAMFSGVGQGGIPVIDYFRNSLIVSVTSTAIALVIGMAGGYAFARFRFKAKSSIFLGLMLTRTVPGIALSLPLFFVYSRLGIIDTHFGLILAYVALNVPFTIWLIDGFFRQVPKDLAEAAQIDGCTRWQAFWQVEFPLAGPGIASAGIFAFLTSWNEFALASQLTRSVNSKTLPVGLLDYTAEFTIDWRGMCALAVIMIVPALVLTFVVQKHLVSGLTSGAVKG from the coding sequence CACAAGATCGGCCTGTTCCTGGCGATGACGGTCATCTGTCTGCCGGGTCTGTGGATCGTGCTCGCCTCCTTCCGTCCGACGGTGGAGATCATGGCCAAGCCCCCCGTCTGGGTGCCGCAGGATCTCTCCTTCGATGCCTATGTCGCCATGTTCTCCGGCGTCGGGCAGGGCGGTATTCCGGTCATCGATTATTTCCGCAACTCGCTGATCGTCTCCGTGACCTCGACGGCCATTGCGCTCGTCATCGGCATGGCCGGCGGCTATGCCTTCGCGCGCTTCCGCTTCAAGGCGAAGTCGTCGATCTTCCTCGGCCTGATGCTGACGCGCACGGTGCCCGGCATCGCACTTTCGCTACCGCTGTTCTTCGTCTATTCGCGGCTCGGTATCATCGATACGCATTTCGGGCTGATCCTCGCCTATGTCGCCCTCAACGTGCCCTTCACCATCTGGCTGATCGACGGCTTCTTCCGGCAGGTGCCGAAGGATCTGGCGGAGGCCGCGCAGATCGACGGCTGCACGCGCTGGCAGGCTTTCTGGCAGGTGGAGTTTCCGCTCGCCGGCCCCGGCATCGCCTCGGCGGGCATCTTCGCCTTCCTCACCTCCTGGAACGAGTTCGCGCTCGCTTCGCAGCTCACCCGCTCCGTCAATTCCAAGACCCTGCCCGTCGGCCTGCTCGACTACACCGCGGAATTCACCATCGACTGGCGCGGCATGTGCGCGCTGGCGGTGATCATGATCGTTCCCGCCCTCGTGCTGACCTTCGTGGTGCAGAAGCATCTCGTGTCCGGCCTCACCTCCGGCGCCGTCAAAGGATAG
- a CDS encoding Gfo/Idh/MocA family protein, with the protein MLFDPTSLVQSWPLPANPRPIVTFGAGSIVGDAHYPAYRKGGFPIAGLYDPDHDKAKALAEKWGVTAYRTVEEAAAVEGAVFDLAIPPAAHARVLSALPDGAAALVQKPMGADLAAATEILQLCRAKKLTAAVNFQLRFAPMLLALKDAIARGLLGEVVDFDVYLALDTPWQLWSFLEGLPRIEIAMHSIHYLDAIRQILGDPTGVHAKSIGHPNHRMAQTRTTAILDYGERVRCALSINHDHRFGRRHQACEFRVSGTEGAAYLQLGVNLDYPRGEPDILEIYPRGGEGWVPVPLTGTWFPDAFVGRMANLQRVVSGEDRELVSSVEDAWATMALVEAAYASSAAPATPLAEKP; encoded by the coding sequence ATGCTGTTTGATCCGACATCGCTCGTTCAATCCTGGCCGCTGCCTGCAAATCCGCGGCCGATCGTCACCTTCGGCGCGGGCTCCATCGTCGGCGATGCCCATTACCCCGCCTATCGCAAGGGTGGCTTCCCGATCGCCGGGCTTTACGATCCCGACCACGACAAGGCGAAGGCGCTGGCGGAAAAATGGGGCGTTACCGCCTATCGCACCGTCGAGGAGGCCGCCGCGGTCGAAGGCGCGGTCTTCGATCTCGCGATCCCGCCGGCCGCCCATGCCAGGGTGCTGTCGGCGCTGCCGGACGGTGCGGCGGCGTTGGTCCAGAAACCGATGGGCGCGGACCTTGCCGCCGCGACGGAGATCCTGCAGCTCTGCCGGGCGAAAAAGCTCACCGCCGCCGTCAATTTCCAGCTTCGCTTCGCGCCGATGCTGCTGGCGCTGAAGGACGCCATTGCCAGGGGCCTCCTCGGGGAGGTGGTCGATTTCGACGTCTATCTGGCGCTCGATACGCCCTGGCAGCTCTGGTCGTTCCTCGAAGGCCTGCCGCGCATCGAGATCGCCATGCATTCGATCCACTATCTCGATGCCATCCGCCAGATTCTCGGCGATCCCACAGGCGTGCACGCCAAATCCATCGGCCACCCGAACCACCGGATGGCGCAGACGCGCACCACGGCGATCCTCGATTATGGCGAGCGCGTGCGCTGCGCCCTCTCGATCAACCACGACCACCGGTTCGGCCGCCGGCATCAGGCTTGCGAATTCCGTGTTTCAGGCACCGAAGGCGCGGCCTATCTCCAGCTCGGCGTCAATCTCGATTATCCGCGCGGCGAGCCTGATATCCTCGAGATTTATCCGAGGGGCGGCGAGGGCTGGGTGCCCGTGCCGTTGACGGGCACGTGGTTCCCCGACGCCTTTGTCGGTCGCATGGCGAACCTCCAGCGTGTCGTCTCCGGCGAGGATAGGGAACTGGTCTCCTCGGTAGAAGATGCCTGGGCCACGATGGCGCTGGTCGAGGCGGCCTATGCCTCCAGCGCCGCGCCCGCCACGCCCCTTGCCGAAAAGCCCTGA
- a CDS encoding IS110 family transposase, which yields MSHASRFVGIDISKSSFDICILPERQVATFANTAEGICTFIALMADLVGIERLVIEPTGGYERGVVDALLAARLPVAKVNAKQIRQFARACGQLSKTDRIDAFVLADYGRRMESKVLAPPSPGQTMLVDLVSRYRQLSHMIVQEKNRREKLTCNAGGRTREWIEETLRFLIEQRQSVIEAMTDCLKADAALKSKAAVLMSLKGIGLRTACFLIAGLPELGHVDKGQIAKLVGVAPLNRDSGLMRGKRMIAGGRRPVRDALYIAALPAIRFDPDMKALFQRLKAKGKPGKVALVAVMRKMIVILNARMRDQSATTIDA from the coding sequence GTGTCCCATGCTAGCCGTTTTGTCGGCATCGACATATCGAAATCGTCATTCGACATCTGCATCCTGCCGGAACGACAGGTGGCGACCTTTGCCAACACGGCTGAAGGCATTTGCACGTTCATCGCTCTCATGGCCGATCTCGTGGGGATAGAGCGCCTGGTGATCGAGCCGACCGGCGGCTATGAACGCGGTGTGGTCGACGCCTTGCTCGCCGCCCGCCTGCCCGTCGCCAAGGTCAATGCAAAGCAGATCAGGCAGTTCGCCCGCGCCTGCGGCCAGCTCTCCAAGACAGACAGGATCGATGCCTTCGTGCTCGCCGACTATGGACGGCGCATGGAGAGCAAGGTTCTGGCGCCACCTTCACCGGGGCAGACAATGCTGGTCGATCTGGTGTCACGCTACAGGCAATTGTCGCACATGATCGTGCAGGAGAAGAACCGGCGGGAAAAGCTGACCTGCAACGCCGGTGGCAGGACGCGGGAATGGATCGAGGAGACGTTGCGCTTCCTCATCGAGCAGCGTCAGTCGGTCATCGAGGCGATGACCGACTGCCTGAAGGCGGATGCGGCTCTCAAAAGCAAGGCCGCTGTGCTGATGTCGCTCAAGGGGATCGGCCTGCGCACAGCCTGTTTCCTGATCGCCGGCCTGCCGGAACTGGGGCACGTCGACAAGGGGCAGATCGCCAAGCTGGTCGGGGTTGCGCCGCTTAACCGGGATAGCGGCCTGATGCGGGGCAAGAGGATGATCGCCGGAGGTCGAAGGCCGGTCAGGGATGCGCTCTATATCGCGGCCCTGCCGGCAATCCGCTTCGATCCAGACATGAAGGCGCTCTTCCAGCGCCTCAAGGCAAAAGGCAAACCGGGAAAGGTCGCCCTCGTCGCCGTCATGCGGAAGATGATCGTCATTCTTAACGCCAGAATGCGTGATCAATCAGCAACCACGATTGACGCCTAA
- a CDS encoding SDR family oxidoreductase: protein MSLPLQDKRVLITAAGQGIGRASALAFASAGANVLATDINAAALESLAGEGIETRILDVLSDEAVRQVVSDGGPVDVLFNCAGFVHAGTILEMADKDLDFAFDLNVRAMVRMIRAVLPAMLERKDGAIINMASVASSLKGVPNRAAYTITKAAVVGLTKSVAADYVGQGVRCNCICPGTVESPSLQDRLRAQGDYETARAAFIARQPIGRIGSPEEIADLAVHLAGATYTTGQAYAIDGGWTI, encoded by the coding sequence ATGTCCCTTCCCCTTCAAGACAAGCGCGTCCTCATCACCGCCGCCGGCCAGGGCATCGGCCGGGCGAGCGCGCTCGCCTTCGCGAGCGCCGGCGCGAACGTGCTGGCGACCGACATCAACGCTGCCGCGCTGGAAAGCCTGGCGGGGGAGGGGATCGAGACCCGCATCCTCGACGTTCTCAGCGACGAGGCGGTGCGGCAGGTGGTTTCCGACGGGGGGCCTGTCGACGTGCTCTTCAACTGCGCCGGCTTCGTCCATGCCGGCACGATCCTCGAGATGGCCGACAAGGATCTCGACTTTGCCTTCGATCTCAACGTGCGCGCCATGGTTCGCATGATCCGCGCCGTGCTGCCGGCCATGCTGGAGCGGAAGGACGGGGCGATCATCAACATGGCCTCCGTCGCCTCCAGCCTGAAGGGCGTGCCGAACCGCGCCGCCTATACGATCACCAAGGCGGCCGTCGTCGGCCTCACCAAGTCGGTGGCGGCCGACTATGTGGGGCAGGGCGTCCGCTGCAACTGCATCTGCCCCGGCACGGTGGAAAGCCCCTCGCTGCAGGATCGCCTGCGCGCGCAGGGCGACTACGAGACGGCGCGCGCCGCCTTCATCGCCCGCCAGCCGATCGGCCGCATCGGCTCGCCGGAGGAAATCGCCGATCTCGCCGTGCATCTTGCCGGCGCCACCTACACGACGGGCCAGGCCTACGCCATCGACGGCGGCTGGACCATCTGA
- a CDS encoding ABC transporter ATP-binding protein yields MATVSLEKLVKRYGALEVVHGIDLEVADREFIALVGPSGCGKSTTLRMIAGLEPISGGNLRIGGKIVNDLPPRARNLAMVFQSYALYPHMTVRENMGFSLKIAGMTPAEIAPRVEEAARTLDLTHLLDRRPSQLSGGQRQRVAMGRAIVRNPQVFLFDEPLSNLDAKLRAQTRLEIQKLHTELGVTSLFVTHDQVEAMTLAQRMIVMNGGHMEQIGTPEEVYQRPATTFVAGFIGSPPMNLKDAEISDGNMVFGNGDRLPLPSRFRERVSAGQKVTFGLRPDDLYPAGHGLHSGTDADVQKVDLPVILTEPLGNETLVFAGFSGAEWVGRMLNPKPLRTGEALSFCFDLSQAHLFDGATGKTLRG; encoded by the coding sequence ATGGCAACCGTTTCGCTCGAAAAGCTGGTCAAGCGCTATGGCGCACTGGAGGTGGTGCACGGCATCGACCTCGAGGTTGCGGACCGCGAATTCATCGCGCTGGTCGGCCCGTCCGGCTGCGGCAAATCGACGACGCTGCGCATGATCGCCGGGCTGGAGCCGATCTCCGGCGGCAATCTCAGGATTGGCGGCAAGATCGTCAACGACCTGCCGCCGCGGGCGCGTAACCTCGCCATGGTCTTCCAGTCCTATGCGCTCTATCCCCACATGACGGTGCGCGAGAACATGGGCTTCTCGCTGAAGATCGCCGGCATGACACCGGCCGAGATCGCCCCGCGCGTCGAGGAGGCCGCACGGACGCTCGACCTCACCCATCTCCTCGATCGCCGTCCTTCGCAGCTCTCGGGCGGCCAGCGCCAGCGCGTGGCCATGGGCCGCGCCATCGTGCGCAACCCCCAGGTCTTCCTGTTCGACGAGCCCCTGTCCAACCTCGACGCCAAGCTGCGCGCCCAGACCCGTCTGGAGATCCAGAAGCTGCACACCGAGCTGGGTGTGACCTCGCTCTTCGTGACCCACGACCAGGTGGAGGCCATGACCCTGGCCCAGCGCATGATCGTGATGAACGGTGGCCATATGGAGCAGATCGGCACGCCCGAGGAGGTCTACCAGCGCCCCGCCACCACCTTTGTGGCCGGCTTCATCGGCTCCCCGCCCATGAACCTGAAGGATGCCGAGATTTCGGATGGCAACATGGTCTTCGGGAATGGTGACCGCCTGCCGCTGCCGTCGCGCTTCCGCGAGCGCGTCTCGGCCGGCCAGAAGGTGACGTTCGGCCTGCGCCCGGACGATCTCTATCCCGCCGGCCATGGCCTTCATTCCGGTACGGATGCCGATGTGCAGAAGGTGGATCTGCCCGTCATCCTGACGGAACCGCTCGGCAACGAGACGCTGGTCTTCGCCGGTTTCAGCGGCGCGGAATGGGTCGGCCGCATGCTGAACCCGAAGCCGCTGCGGACGGGCGAGGCCCTGTCCTTCTGTTTCGACCTGTCGCAGGCCCATCTCTTCGATGGCGCGACCGGCAAGACGCTGCGGGGCTGA
- a CDS encoding L-rhamnose mutarotase, producing the protein MQRIGMVIGIRPEKIAEYKRLHAAVWPDVLAMISACNIRNYSIFLKEPENLLFSFFEYHGDDYAADMAKMAADPKTQEWWSVCMPCQAPLETRKAGEWWAGMEEVFFHA; encoded by the coding sequence ATGCAGCGCATCGGCATGGTGATCGGCATCCGGCCGGAGAAGATCGCGGAGTACAAGCGCCTGCACGCCGCCGTCTGGCCCGACGTGCTGGCGATGATCTCCGCCTGCAACATCCGGAACTATTCGATCTTTCTGAAGGAGCCGGAGAACCTGCTGTTCTCCTTTTTCGAATACCATGGCGACGACTATGCCGCCGACATGGCCAAAATGGCTGCGGATCCGAAGACGCAGGAATGGTGGTCCGTCTGCATGCCCTGCCAGGCGCCGCTGGAAACCCGCAAGGCGGGCGAATGGTGGGCCGGCATGGAGGAGGTGTTCTTCCATGCGTGA